A single genomic interval of Koleobacter methoxysyntrophicus harbors:
- the aroQ gene encoding type II 3-dehydroquinate dehydratase — MTNVLLIHGPNLNLLGKREIDIYGNKTLEEINDLLMGKARELKINLEIKQYNCEGRIIESIHQARDRFDGIIINPGAYSHYSIAIRDAIAGVKLPTIEVHLSNIYAREDFRHFSVISPVVIGQISGLGELSYILALEAIVNIIETIKKRGD, encoded by the coding sequence ATGACAAACGTATTATTAATCCATGGCCCCAATTTGAATTTATTGGGGAAGAGAGAAATTGATATATATGGTAACAAAACCCTTGAGGAGATAAACGATCTTCTTATGGGGAAAGCTAGGGAATTAAAGATAAATCTTGAAATAAAACAATACAATTGTGAAGGCCGTATTATAGAATCTATACATCAAGCAAGGGATAGATTTGATGGTATAATCATTAACCCGGGAGCATATTCCCATTATAGTATCGCTATCAGAGATGCCATCGCCGGTGTAAAATTGCCTACAATTGAAGTTCACCTCTCAAATATATATGCTCGAGAGGATTTCAGACATTTTTCTGTAATATCCCCTGTAGTTATCGGACAGATATCAGGTCTGGGTGAATTAAGCTACATTTTAGCTTTGGAAGCCATCGTTAATATAATAGAAACTATAAAAAAACGGGGGGATTAA
- a CDS encoding M24 family metallopeptidase gives MGKRLKNIRERMAREGYDSILITKKHNVYYLSGFTGTAGVLFITMDDAYLITDFRYIQQAKEQTLEFNVLKYEDTIWTTLNNLIRQNGLNNIAFESNHVTYNQYERMKREIAEIQLIPTQDIVEDLRIKKDEEEILTIERAARIADETFEHILDIIKPGISERDIACELEYFMKQKGAEGIAFDTIVASGIRSALPHGVADNKKIEKGDFVTLDFGCKLNRYCSDMTRTIVIGKPDEEQKKIYKTVFEAQKAAREYVKSGLTGEEVDKVARDIINLGGYEGLFGHGLGHGVGVEIHEAPRLAPGFKRKLEENMVVTIEPGIYINGLGGVRIEDLVVITEDGCRELSNSSRELISV, from the coding sequence ATGGGAAAGCGTTTAAAGAATATTAGGGAAAGGATGGCAAGGGAAGGTTATGATTCGATTCTAATTACAAAAAAACACAATGTTTACTACCTCAGTGGTTTCACTGGAACTGCAGGGGTTCTATTTATAACCATGGATGATGCCTATTTAATAACGGATTTTCGATACATACAGCAGGCAAAAGAACAGACTCTGGAATTCAATGTTTTAAAATATGAAGATACAATATGGACTACCCTGAATAATTTGATCAGGCAAAATGGTTTAAATAATATAGCATTTGAAAGCAATCATGTTACATATAACCAATATGAAAGGATGAAAAGGGAAATCGCTGAAATACAATTGATTCCTACCCAGGATATAGTAGAAGATTTAAGGATAAAAAAAGACGAAGAAGAAATATTAACAATAGAAAGAGCCGCACGAATTGCAGATGAAACCTTTGAACATATTCTAGATATTATCAAGCCGGGGATTAGTGAAAGGGATATAGCCTGTGAGTTAGAATATTTCATGAAACAAAAAGGAGCAGAAGGTATAGCCTTTGATACAATTGTGGCATCAGGAATTAGATCTGCCCTTCCTCACGGTGTTGCTGATAATAAAAAGATAGAAAAAGGTGATTTTGTTACATTAGATTTCGGTTGTAAATTAAACCGGTATTGCTCCGATATGACGAGGACAATAGTTATAGGTAAGCCTGATGAAGAACAAAAGAAAATATACAAAACGGTATTTGAAGCCCAAAAGGCTGCAAGGGAATATGTAAAATCCGGTTTAACGGGAGAAGAAGTGGATAAGGTAGCCAGAGATATAATAAACTTAGGTGGATATGAAGGTTTATTTGGACACGGCCTCGGCCATGGCGTGGGAGTTGAAATTCATGAAGCTCCGCGATTGGCTCCCGGTTTTAAAAGGAAGCTTGAGGAGAATATGGTCGTAACTATCGAACCTGGAATCTATATAAATGGTTTAGGGGGGGTAAGGATAGAAGACCTGGTTGTTATAACAGAAGATGGTTGCAGGGAATTATCCAATTCTTCTAGAGAACTAATATCTGTCTAG
- the efp gene encoding elongation factor P: MISTNDFKTGVTIELDGEVYVVVDFQHVKPGKGAAFVRSKLKNVKTGGVIEKTFRAGEKIPRAHVDRKDMQYLYKSGDLYYFMDMETYEQIPLQEEQLGDSIKFLKENMQVTVMFFDGVSIGVELPTFVELEVTETEPGFKGDTATGGSKPAKLETGAVIQVPLFIEIGDVVKVDTRTGEYISRV, from the coding sequence ATGATTTCTACAAATGATTTCAAAACAGGTGTTACTATTGAATTGGATGGGGAAGTATATGTAGTAGTGGACTTCCAGCATGTAAAGCCGGGAAAAGGAGCTGCATTTGTTAGGAGTAAATTAAAAAATGTGAAAACGGGAGGGGTTATAGAGAAAACCTTTAGGGCCGGTGAAAAGATTCCCAGAGCCCATGTTGATAGGAAAGATATGCAATATCTTTATAAGAGCGGTGACCTTTATTATTTTATGGATATGGAAACATATGAACAGATACCTCTCCAGGAGGAACAATTGGGGGATTCCATTAAATTTTTAAAGGAAAACATGCAGGTTACCGTAATGTTTTTTGACGGAGTATCAATAGGGGTTGAATTACCAACTTTTGTTGAACTTGAAGTAACTGAAACAGAGCCAGGGTTTAAAGGTGATACTGCTACGGGTGGTTCCAAACCGGCAAAACTTGAAACTGGGGCAGTAATACAGGTACCGTTGTTTATAGAAATAGGTGATGTTGTAAAAGTTGATACGCGGA